Part of the Thunnus maccoyii chromosome 17, fThuMac1.1, whole genome shotgun sequence genome, cctgtagtgaaaccggGGCGAACTGgtgtttcctccacaggctctacttcactcagctgcccgtcagaccctAGCTAGcagagcgttagccgcagcatgaccggagggaagcacagccaatTAGCCTCCGCTAGCTtcccagctaatgttagccccaGCTCTCCATTTGGATCCAACCGGACCACCGATCCCTGGTtttttattcaggttaaagtgggaagaagcagcaggtctgacgggcagctgagtgaagacgagcctgcggaggaaacacctgGACCGTCAGGATGTAATAGTCTGTGGAGGTGCCGtggtgttcggctgcacagataggaaacacctcggctgacaggatgtaccactctgtttcttcttatttttaGTTTATAACAGCAGTTGACAACCAGCATATTAGGCGCATTATTGCCACCCtctgcttcagactgtggaccagagattaaatcctacacattaatcctgtctgtctaataaactcaaagaaaactgctgctccacccagttggcaggttcattaaagttttaatgctgagctgctgaactccagtcttcataagttcttccctcatattttatctttcttgatcattagtacaatctatgattgcatgtgtaacaGTCTcttcagccagctggaaaaataatatgtgcatatattggCAGTCAGCAAAGATGagagtcaaaaagtaatcgtgttaaataatcatgatctcaaaaTTGACCaacataatcatgattatgattttttcCATAATCGAGCAGCCCTACTGTCCATGTTactcatgaaaaacaatgtaacCTCTCAAATGTCAATATATCCAGAGGAGAGAAGCTGATGTGAAGGGCATGATTGTTACCATCTACTGACAACATATGATAACAGGTTGTTCCTTTTCACACCATGTCTGCATGTGCACGCCTGTAGCCATGAAAAACACTAGAAGTACTTTGGGCGTACTTAGCTGTACTCTTCGTCCTGCGCCTTGATTTATGAAATAGGCACCCTTCATGTTTGATTACTTGAGGTGCAAATGTTAAGCCAACTCACCACAGGGTAGTGACCAGGCCAGAGCCATGATGAGGTCTCCCAGGTAGTTAGGATGGCGGACTACACCCCACCAGCCAGACACCAGCAGACTCTTCCCTGTAGCTGTGGGGATGGTCTTCAGATCTgaagagaacagaaaaacagataaccaatgagagacaaagaaatctgatctttaaatatcattttagCATCAAACGTGGAAAaattcagtgtggaaaaaaagaggattgTGTGAATAAACAATATCTATAATTGAATTACTTAAAGACAAACATGAGATATTAATGCGATGTAACGCATCTGGAGTTACACACAACATTAAACAACTAAATATTGTTCTTTATCAACATGTATTTGGTTTCCACCACTGTTGACATCTCACAGACATACTCTAACACTAGCCAGCAACCAAGTAGAAAGCTTTTATAATTTTTCCCTAATAgagcaataaataaatctgcTCGGAAAATCATAACCATGACATAAGCTGCTCTAGGCCTGGAGGAGAACTTACGGGACAGTTTGGGGTCTGATGGGTTTCTCCTGAAGGCGTTTTTCTCAGAGTTGGATTTCCTGAAGATGTAGAAGCCGATGACTGAAAGACAGAAACCAAAGGAAACGTTTTACTACTccaacatttgaaataaaatcaccaCCAACATGTTGAAGGAATAAACGTCATCATTTGAAATAATCCGATCCGTGAGGATCTCTGCTCCTTCTTACGTTTGAGTGAGACGATGACTGAGAGTGCCAGCGGGCTCAGCGGGTTTGGGTGGTTGACAAGGTAATAGGCCTGCAGGGTGTAAGTAAAAGGAACCCACACCAGATCACCGAATGCCAGCATGAAGCCGAAACCATCGTGCATCAAGTCAATGGTGGTCAGGATGGCCTCCTgagagaagaaggaaagaacGACATGTGCAGTCATCACTCGTTAGTCAGTTAAACCCATTTTTAAAAGATGGTTTAAGatgtatttaattgtttttctttgtcaatgTGTTTCATTAAATCCCCTTTGAGTGACATTTGTGAGAAAAAGTCCAGGTTGTAACACGTGTAATTGTTCATTATTGTCTTCTGAGCGTACCTCGTTCCACAGGCCGTCCACCACATAGAGCAGCTGGAAGAGGTTCACCAGGATCATCGCGTGGGATGGAGcatccagctgctgctgcttcatctCTGCCAGCGCCATCGCAAAGTTGATCAAACACTGAATGACACACAACAAATCCAGGATCATTATGAAAACTTGCTCGGTTGTTTAAATACAGAATGTTTTATATCCATTTATGGAAATATCAGCCAACTTTCATTCACAGCTTCAGAGAAACAAATCAGTGCAGCCCTGACAGCGCACCAAACCTCCACACGTCTAACATTAAACCTGCAGAGCAAATTACATTGATTCCACATACGGCCACCAGAGAGCGCAATGTGTATATAAAATAAGCACACTTGAAACAGATCAAGTGAGGCCTGCAGTTAGTTGTGTTATACAGTTAAGACCCAGAGGTCATTTTCAGTTACAGGTATTGTACAGAAAGAGAAGTAAATGAAGTCTGCCCCAGTTGTCCAATGAAGACTCACCCAGCCAATCAGTCCAGGGCGCATCTCACAGAAGAACTTCAAATCAAAGTCTTTGATGCGGGGGTTGAGCTCATGTCCTTTGAAAAAGTCATAAATCACATTACCTGGAGAAACAGAAGGAGTGAAAGTAAATCACACAACTGTGCAAATTTAAAGCAGacaacaatcaaaaacaataaaagaacaaaagaggaaCAACAGATTGCATGTGATCAGTGAGTCAATGACTGTGGACGTTCTCTCTTACCGGAGTTTCCCCCCAGTGCCAGCTGGTCTGGGGCAGCGTAGCGAGAGCGGACATACAGGTAGATGCTGAGCAGGACGGAGATGAGGAAGGTGGCCGCGGCTAGCTGCAGGAAGTTGCTGTGGATGTAGGTGAGGTCAACACCCTGATagaccgctgctgcaactgCTACAGCACTCACTGAGATGGCAAAGAAACCTGCAGGGACACAGACAGGTTTAAAGCCTCTGCAAATTTggcttgaaatagtaaaaatgcatgTAAGATATCAAAGTTGAGCgtctcattaagcatccacaaaaatctgagcaaaaataaacattcataaccaTTAGAAAAcctagttaaaaaaaacagctcattttacTGTTTAGACCATTTCTCAAGACTGTGGCAGATCACGTTTTGATTGACATGTCTCTGGCTACTTGGAGTTACTGTTAGTTGGGCGGAGCTTGGTTTTGGCttgtctgttttcaacatggcagctgggtcacaaactttctcatataaCAGCTAAACAGCCCACGAAAGTAAGTTTCTGATTTGAGGTGAGgaataggcaatgcagtaacagaatttTGATTCacatttgatcagcactgcctagtttgacagtttgatctgagtttcatgaGCCATGTGTTCAGGAGCcgctgtctctgtgtttcacaACACATCACATAATTGGATTGCggatttaaaatgaatgaaatttaaaCTACAAAGAAAGGAAGTTGAaagataaatgtttaatgtgtcAAAACTAACAGCATTGTACCTTAATACCCCAAATAATCAGTTCAAGTAATAAATCTGCCAGCACTTCATGATCATTTGTCAGAATTGATGAATGGTAACGATAACATGATATCAATGCATCTGAGTTTACTtgacacaacaaaaaacacattcattcattcaactttAGCTCAAGTGCAGTTACAGACACTAATTGATTGTAAAGAAGTAGGCGGAGGCTCACCATTGGTTCTGTACTTCAGCTTCCCCCCAGACCTCAGTGGCATTCCTTCACTCAGctaaagagagaaacagggaaaaaagGAGATTAACAGCTGACCTAGAGCACATTTTCCTTAACTGTAGGAAAAGTCATGGTGGGAACAGGTCACTTACTCACAAGTAAACACATGCATGCTAAAACTTATGGACCCCACTGGATAATAATAATGCTGCCAGAGGGGGGCTCAGTCAGGAATAAACAAGACTAACATTCTGTTCATAAGTTTAAGTTCAATTCAGATGCCAACTAAGACTTTTATAGTAAAGACACACATTGGACTGAACTACCGGACAGAAAATTGTAGATGATCTATCACTTAAAGAGTAATCTTAGATAGTGTTAGATATCAAGAGGCAGAGATTATGAATCAGGAGGGAAAGAACAAAGGCTTCCTATTTCCTGTGGAGTATCTCATTAACTGTTACTCCTGACCTATAATCTAATTTCTGCTTCCTGCCAGAGctaacaaacagaaaaagtcaTGTGCCAGTTCATGTGTGTCTTTCCAATACTAGTGAATACAGAGAACTAGCCAGCGACCACCTTACTGTAAGTGTTTGTACTGGGTTCAGGAGAATACTGTAGTATTACACGCTACTATATAGAAGAGTAGGGGGAACATACTGCATTTGTGTACAacttcactgatttttttaatttctataaCTCATGCatgcatctttgtgtgtgtaattcACCTTTCCAACAGGCAGGATGTAGAGCAGGGCCTGGAATAAGATCCACACGATGACACAGCCAAGAGCCTGAGCATCCCAGAAAGCCTcgagaggaggcagaggagggggGAAGTTGGTCAGGCTTGGGTCATCCTGTTTGACTTGGAGTATCAGGAGAAGAACGCAGACGGGCAGGAAGAGCAGCCAGAAGTACGCTCCTGGAGGCAGGGGAAGACACAGCAGGGTTAACGATGTCAtcagtttattacaacatgTCTGCATGTCTAGATAAAAACCACATTGAtatagacaaacaaacacacaggttcATTCACTGACTGGTTTTGCACTGACAACATACAGGGGAGTCACATAGCTGAGCCAGTGATGCACATGTTTGAAAAATCAGCATTAGCCGCGTTTCAACCACATAAACTTTCCCCAGGGAACCTTCTGAGGAACTCACTTCTACTTGCATTTCCACTGGAGGGACCAGGGTCTAAATTAACACCTTGACCACACGTATACTTTTCtaaactgatatttaaaaaaaaaaataaaaaacttctgCCCAAATTATCAtagttttacaaaatatttcCATACACACGAGAATGCacaaacaactacaaacacTCAAACAAGCTTGCTGGGCCAGTAGGTGGCGACAAAGTCTACATCAATGATATGTCAAAAGCCAGAGTGGAACATTCTGAGCATGCGTATTGAGCTTATTTCCTTTGGCAGTAGTTGTTGTGTCAAGTGCATGCTCATTACACAAAGCAACAATGGGCACGTGCAAATTGAGGTGTGACATCATCGTTTCCTAAGTGCTCCGTCTTGCAGGGATGACCGTCACTGAttagtcaaacacacacaatgcagcTGCTCTAACTTATGTACTggttcattcataaaacaagaaGGTATTCTAGTATCGATTTAGGACCAGtttaggatgaggggaggatgtttctcttcatttgttaacgttaaaagtaaagttagattTATTGTTGTCTGCTTCCTGACACGTTAAAAAATaccaagagaaaaagagagagagcgtgagCGAGCACgggtcgagcgagctagagattggatgaagagagggagcggtggtaGGGAGAACACTCAGCACATGATTTACCGTGGAAACGCTCTTAGCTTCAGttccattttcctcctctgcatttctccttttcattcattctttacATCCAACTCACGCAGCAGTAagtacaaagaacaacaggacaatcctgtgttgttttttcctcatgtgtgaaTGCTACCTTTCAGGCTGCTGTAATTTTTTAATTCCTCATGGGTCTAATTTGCATGATCTGGTTCCTCAGATGCAGTGGAAATGCAAACAGGACTGCCCTACTGGGACTTTTAGTTCCAAATTTAGTTCCTGGGATTAGTTCCTGTGGTTCCAAAGTGTCTGAACTTTTAGTC contains:
- the lbr gene encoding delta(14)-sterol reductase LBR, with the protein product MPTVKYQKGDKVMGRWPGSSLYYEVKVLRFDTKSQLYTVIYKDGTELELKEQDIKSAAGFQARSRSRSRSRSRSPGRRRSRSRSPARTSRRSSSRTAAAVAAATTTDSAPSSRRDIKLKDALEVRLSPLQQTKAAENNSNNKHEKREEKQKEENNTANIVNEMSEAKTEAEPDKNQGRYNLRRRKDDVDAKAVEAKPEQLEEKKVKLVAAPAAALSTPLDFGGKIGAYFWLLFLPVCVLLLILQVKQDDPSLTNFPPPLPPLEAFWDAQALGCVIVWILFQALLYILPVGKLSEGMPLRSGGKLKYRTNGFFAISVSAVAVAAAVYQGVDLTYIHSNFLQLAAATFLISVLLSIYLYVRSRYAAPDQLALGGNSGNVIYDFFKGHELNPRIKDFDLKFFCEMRPGLIGWCLINFAMALAEMKQQQLDAPSHAMILVNLFQLLYVVDGLWNEEAILTTIDLMHDGFGFMLAFGDLVWVPFTYTLQAYYLVNHPNPLSPLALSVIVSLKLIGFYIFRKSNSEKNAFRRNPSDPKLSHLKTIPTATGKSLLVSGWWGVVRHPNYLGDLIMALAWSLPCGFSHLLPWYYMIYFIILLVHRDSRDMNECRRKYGSAWDEYCRTVRYRIIPRVY